In the Primulina tabacum isolate GXHZ01 chromosome 7, ASM2559414v2, whole genome shotgun sequence genome, TTTCGTCGCATGGCCTCCCCAGCATAATTTCGTGCAGTACTGTAGATTCCTGCGCCGAAAGCTCTCCTCCTCCGCTGGACTCACAGCTGCTCAATATCAACATTAATGCAACCAACAACAAACCGTGCCACAAAATTGCCTCTGCAAATCCCACCGGCGAAGAATTTTCTCCGGACATGGTTGGCTATATATTTCTTGTGTTTTCTTTCTGTAAATATTTTCCGAGTTATGGCGTGTCTGTGTTGAGCGTGGGGTTCTCAGGGTGGTTGTATATATAGGGTTGGGTTGTGCATGTGAGGATGCTTTTGACTTGGCCAATGGAGAAGATGGTGGCATTGGCTAAATTCAACTGCTTCATTAAGTGCGTTTGGTACCTGTCAATTTGAGGAATACGATCGAACAATTAATGAGAAGAAAATTTTGGGTTTTTGGCccataaattttgtcaagtcgacagaaattttatattttatcacTCTCAAATATATAGACTCGGTTTACTTTTTTCGCACAAAAACTTcatttaaaaaacaaattttacATGCAAACTTCATTTCGACACTTAATTAACATAGATGTATTGTAAAAATAATTATGTAGATATTGGACTATATATTTTATGACAGCTTTAAAAAAGAATTGAAGTTTATACAATACATAACGGTCGAACCTTCCTTTTGCATCTTTTTGTATGAAAGATTGgatatttgcagatgattcaAAAACGGCTTTTGGGCAAGTTTTTATTACGACATGGAGTAAAACGTAAATTAAGGAAATTTTAATTGCAAGCATGCAGTAACTTGAGCTTATTGGTTTGAATGCAGTCTATGTAAGTGAGAATAATCGAAGAAATTTACGTCCAAATTTGTCATGTGACCCAAATTTTGCCCAGATTTGTCAAATGCATGCATCTCACTGGAACTGGGTGATTTAacgtgttttaaaaaataatattttttaaaaaaaattgcaccTAAAATATAAAGTTAATCTCGTTATCTtgagaaaaaaattgattatgGGCATCTCTAATATCTTGGAATTTGACTTAAATGTATCTGTGTGTACTTGGTAGTAAGACGTATGACTTTTTCAAATCCCCTATTTCCCTGCCTTCTGATTCGAGCATTGAGAATTAAAATGGGAAGAAGTCAAAGACGTTGACTAAAGTTAATATCCACTTTATTAGTCAGGTAGTAGACTGGTGgagcaaataattaattaatattgttTAAAAAGTTAAATCTTATTTTGCATTAATATAATGGATATTTCTCAACGAAAAACTACAACATTCCTCCTCCAAATCgcactaaaaaaataaatatgtattcCCTTTCATGTCACGTGCAGTAAGATTGatggatttttttaaatatcttgACAAATTTTTATATTCGAGTGTCCACAAATTGTAAACAACGAAAGCAAAGAATTCATATCATGTTTTATCTTACGGTTTTAGAAAATTCATGCTGTCGTATCCACTGTACATGATGTTCAGGCAGTAACATACCAAGTCTGGCTTTATCAGATAACATACCACTTCTGGTTCTACATGGGCATGTATGCACAACAATATTTATAAGAACCAATAGTACTGAataatcaacatataaaaaattacaatttttttggAGATATATCACTTCAACCTAAACATGATACAGGAAACTTGCCCTATAAAGTTACAAAACAATAAAGCCCAAAAACTCTGAGTCTTAGCTCCAAGTACAGTATCTATGCCAACACTCGCAATCCTCTGTTATATTGTTATACAAAAGGGGATTCGTTAATGGGAAAAGTAGCCACAAGAATCCCAGCATTCCCACTACAAATGCCACACTCACCATCCCTGGGAAAAAAACAAGCCATTTGACATGAACACTAAATAAGGAATACCACTTGGGAAAGATAAAATCTAACATACATTGAGACAGAAATCAaagtaaaaaatttcaaatttcatatgaTAAAAGTCGCTCTGAGATAGAAGACCGATATCACAAAAAAAGGTTCGATTTCTACTAGAGTTTAGTCATAAACTCATTTCAATTATAAAGACTCCAAAATCATGAATTTACTTCATAGAAGTTGGCAACAACCAGAGTGAGACATACCAGATCTACGTGAAAACATTGCAGGCAAGCCCATAAAGTTGCAAAATATATGAGCAATCAGTGGAGCAGATAAATGTCCTGCCATTAGTAAATATTAAGATGCATTAATCATGGCAAGTAGTAATTGAAAGAAATATGGGAATGTAATGTGTTGCACTCCATGCAATCACATACAGGAAGGATTGCTCACCAGTGCGAATAAGTAGAAAGGATGCATAAGCCCCAAATATGACAGTGTAGCCTAATTGGAAACCTGAACGTGTGACATAGATAACAAGCAACTGGCATTACTAAAATATACctttattcattttaaaatggAAACTCAAACTTGAAAATCAGAAAGATGATAATATAAACCTCCGTCCAACCTTATATCCCTAGTGCTAAAAACACGCCTAAGATTATGAAACAAGATACATCCTCATTAATGCAATTGGCTACATTTCAACCATTTCATAGAAATCCATAACTCAATGTAAGACTCGTCCTTTATCACTCTGCCAGGTCATTTACTTGAATTCATACATCAGCAATATCAAAGTAAATAGACAACAATTTACCTACAACTGAACAAGCTTTGAGAAAGGTATAGTCTTCACGGACATAGAACTCCAAAAAGTGGTTTAAATGAGCTGCAAACAAAAacatttcattatttttatttagttttgtATTAAACAACAAGCACCGACAATTGGAATCTTGAAATGTgtataaatgcaataaatacTGGAGGGAGGATATAACAGCGAGCCTGAACGCTTACACCATGCCAGTAGCAGTGAAGCACGGTACACCCACCCCCACACAACTTCCATAAGTTAGCCAAGTGCTCCAGGGAAAGAAAGGCGAAGAATTGTGATAAAGAGCATGTACTAATAGCAGCATAATTTAGATGATCAGGCCAAGTCATTGGGGTTATGGAGGGAAAGACAAGTGTTATCACTGAAGACATTTCCCCTTTCATAGCACCCCTTCACTCCACAAGACCTTGAGTCGTACTTTAGgaatatacaaattcttgaTCAAGACAAGAAGGTTTAAGAATATGCTGATATGAACTTCATACATTTACCTAAACTGAAAAAAGTAGGACAGAGGAATATGACCACATAAGTGCTGAACCCTCCACAGAGTAACAAAGGAATCATGCAAGCTCTGAACACCAGTTCTTCAGTCAGTGGTGCCTATTCAAAGAAGGTGGAGCAATATCAAAGTTTTAACATAGCCAAAACCGAGAGGTAAAACTTTCTTCTATGCAAGGAGATAGACCGAAGCAGTGCTTTGACTATCATCAATCAAATCCTCAAGAAGCTCATAATGTATGTGATCCGGGGTTCTTAAGAAATGTTAATTTGAGCCACATACCACCTCTTTTATCTCAAAACAAATAACTCCACAGACATCCATAAAGCTTCTTGAAATGCCTTTAATGTACATATAACACTAAATTCATGACTCTCAGCTCTGTAACCACTAGATCGATGTCCTCTTACTCCTTTCCGTGTTCAGCAAAATAAGCaggaaaaattgaaattaacaAGGAACAGATGTTCAAAATCAGGCACTTATTTACCCTTTGAATTGTTTGACAAAGAGTACGATCTACTAAATTCTAGACGCAATTGAATAAATAAGTCCAACTTTTTTTATCACAAGACTCTCATCTGTCAAAAGGCCACAGCAATATGCAAACAAGGACACTAACCACGAAATAGTTACGCCAGGATGAAATACTGGAGACGATTGAAGCTGCTTGATTGATGAACCTTTGGAAAAAGTTTTTGCAAAAAAGTGATGGATTTCCACCTACATTCAAATATTTGTTCCTTGCTTCGAGTACCGATAAAAGATTCCGCACAAAAGACCCCATGTACATGCAGGAAGTCAGTGAAATGGGATAGATCAAAGCTTGCCACTGTTCATATATAAAATTGCAGTAAGTAATCAGTCGCTCTTTTCGATCTGCGAATCACAGAAGAGTATAATCCGCTAAATAGTCCCATACCCAAATATATTGAATTGTGTTAACATCAATTATTGGTTTTCAGTAAATTACTCACGATATGATCCAGCCTGATGTCATAAACACCAAATAGAAGTGATGCATCCCACTTCCTTATCtatgaaaaaagaaaaggatGTAATTAGATAATAACTCAAGCAAGAAATATCCCATGGTTTTGCAAAATAAGTTGTTAACAGACTTGGTAATTAGCTAGTAAACTGCCATAATggttattaaaatataaaactatCGACAACGTCACCTCCAACTAAACATGGTTTTGCAATCAGGGGGTCAAAAGTTCGAAACTGGTGtgcaaaaatttcatatatttctTGAAGTTAGTTTTAGACCGTACAAAAATATTCATTATTCTGCCTCTCATATCCACAAATTTTGGACAAAGCCGTTCCATTTGCAACAGACTGTTAGCTAGGCATATGTTATACCAAAGACACCGCCGTTCCATTTCAAGAAGCAATTAATCAATCATAGTCGCAGATTCTGAACCCTAACAACACATTCCTCAAAACCATTGAGCTGCATAGGTTTTCTATCAAAAAGTCAGGGAGTAGAATAGAGATAGAAGGTGCTCACAGGGAGGATTAGGGAGCAAAAACCGAGACAGACAATCGAGGAAACTGCTGCGCATACGAAACGTCGCACCATAAAGGATTTGAAAGAGGTTGGCTGAGGTAATCGGAGAATCAGCGTAGGCGAGTAGAGAATCGCAACGTAAAACACCGCCATCGCGGTGCACGCAGCCACCGCCCCTGACTTTGTGATGTCATCACCCACGCCATCGTAGCCTTGGTGTTCCATTGGCACCATCGTATTGCCGTCTACGGGATCCACAGGCGACAATGCACTGAGTGTTGTCTGAAAAAGTAGGCGCATCTGCTCACTGACTTTAAGATGGGCTTGATATCTTTTATAGGGACGGGCTGAATCGATTTGGTAGCATTCTTTGACTTGCTTTGGGCCGTCACTTTGAGGCCCAATATAAAATGGACCTTGATCACCCAACCAGTGGATGGAGAAAACGTTTAGTCATTGTTTGGTGTGTAGGATAAGAAGTGATTGATTAACTTGTCATGTGTTTGGTGTGTAGGATGAAGATTGTTATAGGTTCGTTCAGCCTGCATCATGCCCGcactgtatatatattattatctttttGTTGGTGGTAATATAATCTTTGGGGTAGAATGAGATGatgtttgattaatttaaattttcatttaatatattaaagtttaaaataattataaattcaacatatttaataatatttaaatataatttttaatttgactaatattataaataatttaattattatgtattattttaattattattgtattatttttaaccgtaatattataattgttattaaacgttatttaatattcaaatttGTATTACTATTTTAACTATCACAATAAATGCATATCtatgttattatcaaattttaattagtttttataatattaatcgattttttttgtttccTGGAATtgaaattaatgaaaatttaataattaatatgaaattttaattttatttataattttataaataaattaactttagaaattttatttatttattcaatcaTTTTAAGAATATGTTATTAATTAACATATGATGAGGACATATTAGTaatcataatatataataaaaataatcaagcaagttaaaatgatgtcaaataTCGTATAATTTATCATAATATGCTATTTATCTTtactatttattttataatcacTTTTATTATATATCATTTACTTATCCTATGACACAAACCAATCGATGTCTTAGTGTAGAATAGAGCTATTATCTtttgtttcaaaattttctattaTATTTGGAAACTATTTTCCAGAAAACGAAGCCATACAATAAATTGCAAAAGAAAATGGTCCGATGGATTCAACGGCTAtgattcatcaatcaaaataggCAGCCCGTGCACAAAGAAAAATGCTTTTAAACATTTACAAACACTAATCGAATTTTGCTTGAGATTGATAAGTAACCATTTAAAGGCGGTACAATGTTCCATATTCGATATTTCTCAATTACAGACATGTCAATAACACTTGAGAGTAAATACATGACTGGAAAAATTGTAGCTTGACATTTCTGTTCCAAGCAGAAAACCCAAGATCATACAGGTGTCCTTGAAACTTCGACAATCTCAATACCCAAGAATGCACGGGATATACCACCATTCTCAAAATCCAAACAGAGAAGAGTTGCCTTATGTAACAAAACGTGACTCCATTTTCACAGAAAAACGACTAGCCAATACAATATGAGGGAAAAATTCTACTTGATACAAGGTCTGAACATTCTTCGCCTAATTATGCTAACGATGTTGTATAGATGTGTAGATGAGTGCGAGTCACTAGGCTTAACTGATTTAGCCAAAGCCTATTTATCTGTCGAAAAAAGTTAAGTGGTAAAAACTATCTGAAATCTACAACTCTGTTGGGATTTCCAGCTAACACAAGCAAAGTAGATTGCCACCTTCCGAATCCATTCCACCCCATATCTTTGGAACAAACTTTTGGATTACATGGAATCCAAGGATGAGTTGCAAATGACATGAAAAGGAAGAATTATTTATGAGCGTAATGAAAGCAGTGCAATTCGCACTTCGAGAATGTATAGACAAAACATAGTAGCACATACAAACATAGCTTTAACTTGAACACAAAGAATGCAATCAGTTTAAATTGCTCTCAATGCAAAAAAAATCATGGAAAGACCAAACTGAGGGCACTAGGAAGAATCCACTCTTGACATCAAACTCCTGTGCCATACAAAGCTACTCATATTCAAATTTAACCTCTATGTGTAGGTATTTCCGCATAAGTCTTACAATAGATGAAGTAAAGTTGGCTAACATGTTGCACTCTTCGTGGGTTTTGGTCTCTGACACGACCCCATGGATGACCAACTTTTTGAGACGAGGGCACTTTTCAAGAAGTCCCGAAACCCACATTGTAAAAAGGTCGCTTATCACCGTCCACCCAAgttccaacaaaatcacattATCTAAAACAAACGAACCTTGTAAACCATACTGCACCGCCGCCTCTTTAAGATCATAGTTCAGGGATAGATGATTCAGTAATGGAAAACATGAAGAAATAGTCTCCATATCAACAATCTCATCCTCGTCATCAAATACAACACCCCAAAGTCTAAGTTTTTTCAACTTCGGTGACCGTGAGATCATGTGGTGAAACTTTGCCCACATGATTGTGAAATTGCTCACATCCACAACCTCCAGATTCTCAGCATTCTCACCAATATCGAGATGAATCACACTAACATCATCAATCTTCAAGAATCTCAACATCCCCTTGCCAACAAGCTCGAAAACTTCGAGCGTACAATCTTTCAAGTGCAACTTCTCTAAGCTATCAGCTTCCAGAATAAATTTATCCAAGCTGATCGCCTCAACAAAAATATCCTTTAATGAGTTACTACTCAGGTCCATTGTTGCTTGCAGATCTGACATGACAATATCGAGACTAATTAAGGTCAAAGATTCAATCTTAGGACAAATGGTAAGAAGAAGACTCAGATCCAAAGCCGATATACTGACATAACTCAGAGAAAGAGATCGCAGGCAAGGCAATTTCTGATAACTTGGTTCAACTCCGGTAATAGTATTGTGAGACAAAGCCAAGATTTCAAGCTTCTGCCTACCACATTTTTCGAGAATGTTGATGTTGGGAGTTGTCCTTACATTGTATCGTAAGTGGCGCAATGTTTCCCTAGTGTACATGAGCCACGCAATAACAGGGGCGGCAGAGAATTCGTCCACGTCATCCATAATGATAGAAAGAGATTGCAGTCCGTTGGTTTGGAGAATTGTTTGAGTAATAAGTATCTCAAGTCTACTCGTGGAAAACTCGTGATACGAAGGCCAATCACTTGAATCAAATGAAAGTGCATGGAGATGATTCCTCCAAGCCTCTTGCCATTTCCGGCAAGTCGCAGATGCAATTACGACATCCCGAGCAGTCCCAAGCTGTGATAATATATTACCAACGACCTCAACCGGAAGAAACTCCATGTGAAATCAAACAAGCAAGTGTAGAACTGTAAAAAGTCTATATTATACCAAACTCAGTCAAATCGCTGAACTTTTAAGGTGTGGGCCAAATTGACCAAATACACAAAATAACTAATCAGGTTTTTCAAACCTAGCATCAAACCATAACTCACAACAGTCTGCCTCAACTTCCTGTATTGCTCGAAGTCAATATTTTCGAGCAAGTTCAGAATATTCTATCTGCACCCAGTAATTTCCAAGAAATGGTCCAATACTCTGAATATTCAGGAAAACAAATTAATTATCCAATTCAGACCAAAAGAATAATAAAGCACAGTATCAAACGCCCTTTTATCTCCTGAATATTTGTCAAAAGGCATAAATTTTCATCCCTAATCAAATAGAAGCCATCAAGTTTCTCCGAATTAATCCTGAATCACAGCTTCAAGAAATCACGCAAACACCAGCATAGCAC is a window encoding:
- the LOC142551851 gene encoding F-box/LRR-repeat protein At1g67190-like, coding for MEFLPVEVVGNILSQLGTARDVVIASATCRKWQEAWRNHLHALSFDSSDWPSYHEFSTSRLEILITQTILQTNGLQSLSIIMDDVDEFSAAPVIAWLMYTRETLRHLRYNVRTTPNINILEKCGRQKLEILALSHNTITGVEPSYQKLPCLRSLSLSYVSISALDLSLLLTICPKIESLTLISLDIVMSDLQATMDLSSNSLKDIFVEAISLDKFILEADSLEKLHLKDCTLEVFELVGKGMLRFLKIDDVSVIHLDIGENAENLEVVDVSNFTIMWAKFHHMISRSPKLKKLRLWGVVFDDEDEIVDMETISSCFPLLNHLSLNYDLKEAAVQYGLQGSFVLDNVILLELGWTVISDLFTMWVSGLLEKCPRLKKLVIHGVVSETKTHEECNMLANFTSSIVRLMRKYLHIEVKFEYE
- the LOC142551850 gene encoding CAAX prenyl protease 2, which produces MRLLFQTTLSALSPVDPVDGNTMVPMEHQGYDGVGDDITKSGAVAACTAMAVFYVAILYSPTLILRLPQPTSFKSFMVRRFVCAAVSSIVCLGFCSLILPIRKWDASLLFGVYDIRLDHIWQALIYPISLTSCMYMGSFVRNLLSVLEARNKYLNVGGNPSLFCKNFFQRFINQAASIVSSISSWRNYFVAPLTEELVFRACMIPLLLCGGFSTYVVIFLCPTFFSLAHLNHFLEFYVREDYTFLKACSVVGFQLGYTVIFGAYASFLLIRTGHLSAPLIAHIFCNFMGLPAMFSRRSGMVSVAFVVGMLGFLWLLFPLTNPLLYNNITEDCECWHRYCTWS
- the LOC142550771 gene encoding uncharacterized protein LOC142550771, producing the protein MSGENSSPVGFAEAILWHGLLLVALMLILSSCESSGGGELSAQESTVLHEIMLGRPCDEIYVVREGETLQTISDKCGDPYIVEENPHIHDPDDVFPGLVIKITTSRDTPLKVN